One Augochlora pura isolate Apur16 chromosome 10, APUR_v2.2.1, whole genome shotgun sequence DNA window includes the following coding sequences:
- the Fancm gene encoding FA complementation group M: MEPSQNFEISTDPKTKGFDLSAGKTWIYPENYPVRDYQFNIVKSSLYCNTLVCLPTGLGKTFIGAVIMYNFWRWYPCGKVVFLAPTKPLVAQQIFACYDVMGIPKTESIELTGAIHQTQRKLAWSKHRVIFATPQVFHNDLENNIAPADLIRCVVIDEAHRALRKHSYCECIRILNEKHKNYRILALSATPGNKLDNVHEVIQNLCIAHVELRDETSSDIIPYINERKVEIIIVPLNNELIEFKEKYIFIMDRHVKFLIQNNMIRGQTANISKGRIFYLMKEFQKMSKKPPSHGKIQKTINILMTMYHAYDVMVRDGLRAFIKFYQNHSDKFWMNEEVELLDLIKDIEIYLGEFPDAKSLSPESEVPQNLIFGHTKFEKLKELLEDHFKKYQNEDKNTRAIVFVEYRDIVSEIYVLLLQCRPLIRPQMFVGQAGLKQKEQVKALEHFRDNRVNVLVSTCIGEEGLDVGEVDLIICFDISQQSPIRLVQRMGRTGRKRDGHIVILVTSGKEHETLKSTIARRDSLNNKILHNSNISSCLYQDNPRMIPDSLSPECLMMHISVQPKSPTIKGKRQKKIVEKKPAKRKNALKKLPAIEPNAEPQCSGMKSLMDFFQNKKLVDIVDEDFQVPTRGNIPNVKVSKTIKPSNVKILSCDTAAVEFLTMCAVINSQKDINAKNIDDISDLYLPKFTPIENFFEFSVPDKSILNCLATLEEVPRQTKEENVAFNEYDFDYRSNPCNYDNINNDFDEPLVDVMYNVDNNDFVDNIVSESKFEDLLDDSSKSNESDGLSIAEEDKENQNNIGPIKRFADLPQQIDTDVKAGMDNRSVSCNLEPGSFEDMLNETSDESEYASMNAQIVETVAETSSKYYATCNEATKDVTTSIKTLRLENVEFDSFTPSNRSKCAITNSATSDVFLDTKPKSLLSVTQANSEIDQHNSNSDARITFVESEEDMFDDDFAGDLINTSDDFDEPEMKCSMAQNEPEMKCSIAQNETEVKRSIAQNEPKVKCSITQNEPEMKYSIAQNELEIKYSIAQNEPEMKCSIVRNEPKIISPVLKDSNIPIDREKKSIDSGFKIDDFEWDDDFGVCNSSHNNTSFSWFKKEENESKGGTSNFTASDSDDVWISVDKSAKKSTSVTSIARKLSSVKKNLDSKQSFKPKQSLSLKPNCSVNFNNLAKKKVDIQSSTFFEENEKSLNRNCPRNFNSPAKNRVNYQSSSFFEKKDRSLSHNCSRNFKNLSENRVDIQSSSSKEEDEILNLNCSQNSSNLTTNRVDVQSSTFFEEKAENGQFDVSYFFNDLQENVRSKRVNNAKTKRFEAFSTLRNKRRNKQKRVRNQFIDDEAQVSPNDEVTSDESSGTDQELEDFVSYTQDVHDTSDMKAHYLQTIRSPVKRHDGFIFKEPRAVDPDIEIYSQPVSQAYDTYMNDSFCVGEDEEPSVRAEELCELEKAEQKLRRKKRKRARRVEYDDNTNKRRKTNKRRNIIHHSSSSEDETALLREQIQEESFLLAQKSSL; the protein is encoded by the exons ATGGAGCCATCacagaatttcgaaatttcaacCGATCCAAAAACAAAAGGATTCGACTTATCGGCTGGAAAAACTTGGATATACCCGGAAAATTATCCTGTTAGAgattatcaatttaatatagtaaaatctTCATTGTATTGCAATACTTTAGTTTGTTTACCAACTG GATTGGGAAAAACATTTATTGGTGCtgttataatgtataatttttggaGATGGTATCCATGTGGAAAAGTTGTATTTTTGGCACCTACTAAACCTTTGGTTGCTCAACAAATTTTTGCTTGTTACGATGTAATGGGCATACCTAAGACAGAGAGTATTGAACTTACAg GAGCAATCCATCAAACACAACGTAAATTAGCATGGTCTAAGCACAGAGTGATATTTGCTACCCCACAAGTTTTTCATAATGatctagaaaataatattgcacCTGCTGACCTAATAAGATGTGTAGTTATTGATGAAGCTCATAGAGCTTTGAGGAAGCATTCTTATTGTGAG tgtattagaatattaaatgaaaaacataAAAACTACAGGATATTAGCCCTTTCAGCTACACCAGGAAATAAACTAGATAATGTTCATGAG gtaaTACAAAACTTGTGTATAGCTCATGTTGAATTAAGAGATGAAACTTCTTCTGATATTATTCCATACATCAATGAAAGgaaagttgaaataattatagtgcCTCTTAATAATGaactaattgaatttaaagaaaaatacattttcattatgGACCGGCACgttaaatttctaattcagAATAATATGATTCGTGGGCAAACTGCCAATATTTCTAAAGGAAGG atattttatttaatgaaagaatttcaaaaaatgaGCAAAAAGCCTCCAAGTCatggaaaaattcaaaagacaataaatatattgatgaCTATGTACCACGCATACGACGTGATGGTCAGGGATGGTCTACGagcgtttataaaattttatcaaa ATCATTCTGATAAATTTTGGATGAATGAAGAAGTAGAACTTCTAGACTTGATCAAAgatatcgaaatatatttaggtGAATTTCCGGATGCAAAGTCTTTAAGCCCAGAATCAGAA GTTCCACAAAATCTTATATTTGGTCATACAAAGTTTGAAAAACTGAAAGAATTACTTGAAGatcatttcaaaaaatatcaaaatgaaGACAAAAATACAAGAGCAATTGTTTTTGTTGAG TATAGAGATATCGTCAGCGAGATTTATGTGTTACTGTTGCAATGCCGACCACTGATAAGACCTCAAATGTTCGTTGGTCAAGCAGGACTAAAGCAAAAGGAACAAGTAAAAGCTTTAGAGCATTTTCGAGATAATCGTGTCAATGTTCTTGTATCTACATGCATAG GTGAAGAAGGATTAGATGTTGGAGAagtcgatttaataatatgtttcgATATATCTCAACAATCGCCTATCCGACTTGTGCAAAGAATGGGAAGAACCGGTCGAAAACGCGATGGTCACATCGTTATTCTCGTAACGAGTGGAAAAGAACACGAG ACATTAAAGAGCACAATCGCTAGAAGAGATTCcttaaataataagatattgCACAACAGTAACATTTCCTCGTGTCTTTATCAAGATAATCCGCGTATGATCCCTGACTCGTTAAGTCCGGAATGTTTGATGATGCATATCAGTGTGCAACCAAAGAGCCCTAccataaaaggaaaaagacaaaagaaaatagtagaaaaaaaaCCGGCCAAACGTAAAAATGCTCTTAAAAAGTTACCAGCAATag AACCAAACGCAGAACCGCAATGCAGTGGAATGAAATCGTTGATGGACTTTTTTCAAAACAAAAAACTTGTGGATATTGTAGACGAAGATTTTCAAGTACCAACCAGGGGAAACATTCCAAACGTCAAAGTTTCCAAGACTATAAAACCAAGCAACGTAAAGATATTATCTTGTGACACTGCTGCGGTTGAGTTCCTTACAATGTGTGCTGTCATAAATTCGCAGAAGGATATAAACGCGAAGAACATTGATGACATAAGCGATTTGTATCTACCGAAATTTACTCCTATCGAAAACTTTTTTGAGTTTTCAGTACCTGATAAAAGCATACTCAATTGTCTAGCCACTCTAGAAGAAGTCCCTCGTCAAACAAAGGAAGAAAATGTTGCTTTCAACGAGTACGACTTCGACTATAGAAGCAATCCTTGTAATTACGATAATATAAACAACGATTTCGATGAACCATTGGTCGATGTGATGTATAATGTTGATAACAATGATTTCGTCGATAACATCGTGAGTGAATCAAAATTCGAGGACTTGCTTGACGACAGTAGCAAATCGAACGAAAGTGATGGATTGAGTATTGCAGAGGAAGATAAAGAGAATCAAAATAACATAGGCCCCATTAAAAGGTTCGCGGATCTTCCTCAACAAATAGATACCGATGTAAAGGCAGGAATGGATAATAGATCTGTCTCGTGTAACTTGGAACCAGGTTCATTCGAGGACATGCTAAACGAGACATCCGATGAGTCAGAGTATGCTTCTATGAACGCTCAGATCGTAGAAACTGTCGCAGAGACATCCTCTAAATACTATGCCACCTGCAACGAAGCAACTAAAGACGTTACGACGTCCATTAAGACATTAAGATTAGAAAACGTTGAATTTGATTCTTTCACACCATCTAACCGGAGTAAGTGTGCAATTACAAACAGTGCCACTTCGGACGTATTCCTAGATACGAAGCCTAAGAGCCTCCTTAGCGTAACTCAAGCGAATAGCGAGATAGATCAACACAATTCCAATTCAGACGCCCGAATAACATTTGTGGAGTCTGAAGAAGACATGTTTGACGATGATTTCGCTggggatttaattaatacaagtGACGATTTTGATGAGCCAGAAATGAAATGTTCCATGGCACAAAATGAACCGGAAATGAAATGTTCCATTGCACAAAATGAAACGGAAGTGAAACGTTCCATTGCACAAAATGAACCGAAAGTGAAATGTTCCATTACACAAAATGAAccggaaatgaaatattccattGCACAAAATGAactggaaattaaatattccattGCACAAAATGAACCGGAAATGAAATGTTCCATTGTACGAAATGAACCGAAAATTATATCGCCTGTCCTAAAAGATTCGAATATTCCTATTGATAGGGAGAAGAAATCGATCGACTCCGGATTTAAAATAGATGATTTCGAATGGGACGACGATTTTGGAGTTTGCAACTCAAGCCACAATAATACCTCGTTTTCTTGGTttaaaaaagaggaaaacgAGTCCAAAGGAGGCACAAGTAATTTCACGGCCTCGGATTCAGATGATGTCTGGATCTCGGTTGACAAATCGGCCAAGAAATCTACTTCTGTAACGAGTATCGCGAGAAAGTTATCAAGTGTGAAAAAGAACTTAGATTCGAAGCAAAGTTTCAAGCCAAAGCAAAGCTTAAGCTTAAAGCCCAATTGCTctgtaaattttaacaatttagcTAAAAAGAAAGTCGATATTCAGAGTAGCACCTTCTTCGAGGAAAACGAGAAAAGTTTAAATCGTAATTGCCctcgaaattttaatagtcCTGCTAAGAATAGAGTTAATTATCAAAGTAGCTCCTTTTTCGAGAAAAAGGACAGAAGCTTAAGTCACAATTGCTCTCGGAATTTCAAGAATCTATCTGAGAACAGAGTTGACATTCAAAGTAGCTCGTCTAAAGAAGAGGATGAAATCTTAAACCTTAATTGTTCTCAGAATTCTAGCAATCTAACTACGAATAGAGTTGATGTACAGAGTAGCACCTTCTTCGAGGAAAAGGCCGAAAACGGCCAGTTCGATGTCAGTTACTTCTTCAACGATTTACAAGAAAATGTTAGAAGTAAGAGGGTCAACAATGCCAAGACGAAACGTTTTGAGGCATTTTCTACTTTAAGGAACAAACGGAGAAATAAGCAGAAAAGGGTAAGAAATCAATTCATCGACGACGAGGCACAGGTTTCTCCGAACGACGAGGTAACTAGCGACGAAAGTTCCGGAACTGATCAAGAGCTCGAGGATTTTGTCAGTTACACACAGGATGTCCACGACACGTCTGACATGAAAGCGCACTACTTGCAGACAATTAGGAGTCCTGTAAAGAGACACGACGGGTTCATTTTCAAAGAACCGCGAGCCGTTGATCCTgacattgaaatatattcgcAACCTGTGTCGCAGGCTTATGATACCTACATGAAT GATTCCTTCTGTGTAGGAGAAGATGAAGAGCCATCCGTCAGAGCTGAGGAATTGTGCGAGTTGGAAAAAGCAGAGCAAAAATtgagaaggaaaaaaagaaaacgtgcAAGACGCGTTGAATACGATGATAACACgaacaaaagaagaaaaacaaataaaaggagaaatataatacatcaCTCTAGCAGTAGCGAAGACGAGACTGCACTATTGCGCGAACAGATTCAAGAAGAATCATTTCTATTAGCGCAAAAGAGTAGtctttaa
- the LOC144476604 gene encoding uncharacterized protein LOC144476604 isoform X2 — MEDVKVKDEPMDALNIDSQVMDENIVSVVLKEEPGDRFDPDYMEDICSGTFEKVFLPIEQNEVDFSNEMVKLELDGESSSHPNWTAQIANANLCDKEDGAIQRCLANANFTQPQDTDKHSGFCTNGQQPKFYKIQCSICKKWFLNNDSMVTHLRMHCSGSQCEVCQQNFQDSSSLHAHMLTHVGMNPLECNICQKRFAYKWCLRSHMQMHVLEKPYDAEALQEAYMKRPDPMDHSINPGDRIFECDLCHAIFKEKLSLNRHVLTHTEERLYKCDICFVTFREKAKLHTHMTLHGGSKQFKCTMCHRSFTQKTALNNHMLAHSGEKPHACNICEKTYKRKSELIRHTMVHTGERPYECKECLMTFREKAKLNSHMLVHTGEKPHECHICHKACARKSDLNSHMLLHTGGQYDCKVCDKIFTRRSDLNRHTLIHTGEKPFACELCEMAFREKTRLNSHMLIHTGDKRHACHICQKTFKEKSSLRKHMLSHTGDRPYECYVCHKAFTQKTTLNSHILVHAGERPYECSACQKIFKDKAALKKHLSVHVNEKTHECLICLKKFAHKAALNSHLSTNHTS; from the exons ATGGAAGATGTTAAAGTGAAAGATGAACCGATGGATGCATTAAACATAGACAGTCAGGTTATG GACGAAAACATTGTAAGCGTTGTACTTAAAGAAGAACCTGGTGATAGATTCGATCCCGACTACATGGAGGACATCTGCTCCGGCACATTCGAGAAGGTATTTTTACCTATCGAACAGAACGAAGTTGACTTTTCTAATGAAATG GTAAAATTGGAATTGGATGGTGAGTCTAGCAGTCATCCTAATTGGACAGCTCAAATCGCTAATGCCAATCTCTGTGACAAAGAAGACGGGGCTATACAAAGATGTTTGGCAAATGCAAATTTTACACAGCCACAAGACACGGACAAACACTCTGGATTTTGTACAAACGGACAACAACctaagttttataaaattcaatgttcTATTTGTAAGAAGTGGTTCTTGAACAACGATTCAATGGTTACACATTTAAGAATGCACTGCAGTGGTAGCCAGTGTGAGGTTTGCCAGCAGAACTTTCAAGATAGTTCGAGTTTGCATGCCCACATGTTGACTCATGTCGGAATGAACCCGTTAGAgtgcaatatttgtcaaaaaCGATTCGCTTACAAATGGTGTTTGCGTAGTCACATGCAGATGCATGTGTTAGAAAAACCGTACGACGCAGAGGCATTGCAGGAGGCGTATATGAAGCGACCAGATCCTATGGACCATTCGATCAACCCAGGGGATAGAATATTTGAATGTGACCTGTGTCATGCAATTTTTAAGGAAAAGCTCAGTCTGAATCGGCACGTGCTCACGCACACTGAAGAAAGGCTGTACAAATGCGATATATGCTTTGTGACCTTCCGTGAAAAGGCGAAATTGCATACCCATATGACGTTACACGGGGGAAGTAAACAGTTTAAATGCACCATGTGCCACAGATCGTTTACGCAGAAAACGGCGCTGAATAATCACATGTTGGCGCACAGCGGTGAGAAACCCCATGCGTGCAATATTTGCGAGAAAACGTACAAACGTAAGTCGGAATTGATACGACATACGATGGTGCACACCGGCGAGAGACCGTACGAATGTAAGGAATGCTTAATGACTTTTCGCGAGAAGGCGAAACTGAACTCTCACATGCTAGTGCATACAGGTGAAAAGCCGCACGAATGTCATATTTGTCATAAGGCCTGCGCGCGAAAATCGGATCTCAACAGCCACATGTTGCTGCACACCGGTGGTCAGTATGACTGCAAAGTATGCGACAAAATATTCACTCGCAGGTCGGATCTGAATCGGCATACTTTGATACACACCGGCGAGAAACCGTTCGCCTGTGAGCTCTGCGAGATGGCTTTCAGAGAGAAGACTAGACTGAATTCTCACATGCTAATACACACCGGTGACAAGAGGCACGCGTGCCACATTTGTCAGAAAACTTTCAAGGAGAAATCCTCGTTGAGGAAACACATGCTAAGCCACACCGGCGACAGACCGTACGAATGTTACGTGTGTCATAAGGCGTTCACCCAAAAAACGACATTGAATAGCCACATATTAGTCCACGCAGGTGAAAGACCGTACGAATGTAGCGCATGCCAGAAAATCTTTAAGGACAAAGCAGCGTTGAAAAAGCATTTATCAGTGCACGTTAACGAGAAAACACACGAATGTCTAATCTGTTTAAAAAAGTTTGCCCACAAAGCTGCATTAAATAGTCATTTATCGACAAATCATACGTCCTAA
- the LOC144476604 gene encoding uncharacterized protein LOC144476604 isoform X1, whose amino-acid sequence MKQQHHTIQCFCEDSNLKPYFKDENIVSVVLKEEPGDRFDPDYMEDICSGTFEKVFLPIEQNEVDFSNEMVKLELDGESSSHPNWTAQIANANLCDKEDGAIQRCLANANFTQPQDTDKHSGFCTNGQQPKFYKIQCSICKKWFLNNDSMVTHLRMHCSGSQCEVCQQNFQDSSSLHAHMLTHVGMNPLECNICQKRFAYKWCLRSHMQMHVLEKPYDAEALQEAYMKRPDPMDHSINPGDRIFECDLCHAIFKEKLSLNRHVLTHTEERLYKCDICFVTFREKAKLHTHMTLHGGSKQFKCTMCHRSFTQKTALNNHMLAHSGEKPHACNICEKTYKRKSELIRHTMVHTGERPYECKECLMTFREKAKLNSHMLVHTGEKPHECHICHKACARKSDLNSHMLLHTGGQYDCKVCDKIFTRRSDLNRHTLIHTGEKPFACELCEMAFREKTRLNSHMLIHTGDKRHACHICQKTFKEKSSLRKHMLSHTGDRPYECYVCHKAFTQKTTLNSHILVHAGERPYECSACQKIFKDKAALKKHLSVHVNEKTHECLICLKKFAHKAALNSHLSTNHTS is encoded by the exons ATGAAACAGCAGCACCATACAATACAATGCTTCTGCGAGGACTCTAACTTAAAACCTTACTTTAAGGACGAAAACATTGTAAGCGTTGTACTTAAAGAAGAACCTGGTGATAGATTCGATCCCGACTACATGGAGGACATCTGCTCCGGCACATTCGAGAAGGTATTTTTACCTATCGAACAGAACGAAGTTGACTTTTCTAATGAAATG GTAAAATTGGAATTGGATGGTGAGTCTAGCAGTCATCCTAATTGGACAGCTCAAATCGCTAATGCCAATCTCTGTGACAAAGAAGACGGGGCTATACAAAGATGTTTGGCAAATGCAAATTTTACACAGCCACAAGACACGGACAAACACTCTGGATTTTGTACAAACGGACAACAACctaagttttataaaattcaatgttcTATTTGTAAGAAGTGGTTCTTGAACAACGATTCAATGGTTACACATTTAAGAATGCACTGCAGTGGTAGCCAGTGTGAGGTTTGCCAGCAGAACTTTCAAGATAGTTCGAGTTTGCATGCCCACATGTTGACTCATGTCGGAATGAACCCGTTAGAgtgcaatatttgtcaaaaaCGATTCGCTTACAAATGGTGTTTGCGTAGTCACATGCAGATGCATGTGTTAGAAAAACCGTACGACGCAGAGGCATTGCAGGAGGCGTATATGAAGCGACCAGATCCTATGGACCATTCGATCAACCCAGGGGATAGAATATTTGAATGTGACCTGTGTCATGCAATTTTTAAGGAAAAGCTCAGTCTGAATCGGCACGTGCTCACGCACACTGAAGAAAGGCTGTACAAATGCGATATATGCTTTGTGACCTTCCGTGAAAAGGCGAAATTGCATACCCATATGACGTTACACGGGGGAAGTAAACAGTTTAAATGCACCATGTGCCACAGATCGTTTACGCAGAAAACGGCGCTGAATAATCACATGTTGGCGCACAGCGGTGAGAAACCCCATGCGTGCAATATTTGCGAGAAAACGTACAAACGTAAGTCGGAATTGATACGACATACGATGGTGCACACCGGCGAGAGACCGTACGAATGTAAGGAATGCTTAATGACTTTTCGCGAGAAGGCGAAACTGAACTCTCACATGCTAGTGCATACAGGTGAAAAGCCGCACGAATGTCATATTTGTCATAAGGCCTGCGCGCGAAAATCGGATCTCAACAGCCACATGTTGCTGCACACCGGTGGTCAGTATGACTGCAAAGTATGCGACAAAATATTCACTCGCAGGTCGGATCTGAATCGGCATACTTTGATACACACCGGCGAGAAACCGTTCGCCTGTGAGCTCTGCGAGATGGCTTTCAGAGAGAAGACTAGACTGAATTCTCACATGCTAATACACACCGGTGACAAGAGGCACGCGTGCCACATTTGTCAGAAAACTTTCAAGGAGAAATCCTCGTTGAGGAAACACATGCTAAGCCACACCGGCGACAGACCGTACGAATGTTACGTGTGTCATAAGGCGTTCACCCAAAAAACGACATTGAATAGCCACATATTAGTCCACGCAGGTGAAAGACCGTACGAATGTAGCGCATGCCAGAAAATCTTTAAGGACAAAGCAGCGTTGAAAAAGCATTTATCAGTGCACGTTAACGAGAAAACACACGAATGTCTAATCTGTTTAAAAAAGTTTGCCCACAAAGCTGCATTAAATAGTCATTTATCGACAAATCATACGTCCTAA